A genome region from Psychrobacter jeotgali includes the following:
- a CDS encoding CvpA family protein, with product MSGLDIVIAIVVLIGLWRGFQVGLIKTAVGLAGWFIALIAATRLASSIAPQLSAIVQNPVLQMALAFLLVVLVILAAMHLVAFVFSGALKTLRLGVVDKMAGGVLGAAKNVLVVLVIMSVSAPLLVQMPQWQTSVLAPELLPYAPMGKELASDMLGAAWNQINQS from the coding sequence ATGAGTGGTCTAGATATTGTGATTGCCATTGTAGTCTTAATTGGCTTATGGCGCGGTTTTCAAGTGGGTTTAATTAAAACAGCAGTAGGACTGGCTGGCTGGTTTATTGCTTTGATCGCTGCTACTCGTTTAGCCAGCTCCATTGCTCCGCAGTTATCTGCTATCGTCCAAAACCCTGTACTACAAATGGCTTTGGCATTTTTATTAGTAGTACTAGTGATATTAGCAGCCATGCATCTGGTGGCATTTGTATTCTCAGGTGCGCTCAAAACTCTGCGGCTGGGCGTGGTAGATAAAATGGCGGGCGGCGTATTAGGCGCTGCTAAGAATGTATTAGTAGTATTGGTCATTATGAGTGTTAGTGCCCCGTTATTGGTACAGATGCCGCAGTGGCAAACTTCAGTACTTGCGCCAGAGCTTTTGCCTTATGCACCAATGGGTAAGGAGTTGGCTTCGGATATGCTAGGTGCTGCTTGGAATCAGATTAATCAATCATAA
- the purF gene encoding amidophosphoribosyltransferase yields MCGVVGVAAHEPVNQILYDALTMLQHRGQDAAGIVTLQDGRLYLRKENGMVRDVFMNRHMIKLVGQFGIGHVRYPTAGTSSSAEAQPFYVNSPYGITLAHNGNLTNAESLAKELYKEDRRHLNTDSDSEVLLNVLAHEMQNLGKTHPTPDDIFEAVKAVYHRCEGAYGVVAMITGHGLLAFRDPNGIRPLIFGERLAANGGTEYMVASESVALTGCGFNIIRDVKPGEAIFIDLNHQLHTYQCVEQQEYTPCIFEYVYFARPDSIMDNISVYKSRLRMGEKLGQKILDEWGEDHDIDVVIPIPDTSRTSAMELALKMNIKYREGFMKNRYIGRTFIMPGQQQRKKSVRQKLSAVPLEFKGKNVLLVDDSIVRGTTCHEIIQMARDAGAKKVFFASAAPPVKYPNVYGIDMPVRSELIASGHSVEEVREIIGADRLIFQDLDDLIDAVKDTKHSKVEGFDCAVFNGCYVTGQINEAYLDHLQQQRSETAKTGKKGVQIVADTPVDMMGVEEM; encoded by the coding sequence ATGTGTGGAGTCGTTGGAGTTGCAGCTCATGAGCCTGTCAACCAGATCCTTTATGATGCCTTAACCATGTTGCAACATCGTGGTCAAGACGCTGCTGGCATTGTAACCCTGCAAGATGGACGCTTATATCTGCGTAAAGAAAACGGCATGGTGCGTGATGTCTTTATGAACCGCCATATGATCAAACTGGTGGGGCAATTTGGCATTGGTCACGTGCGTTATCCAACCGCTGGCACTTCAAGCAGCGCTGAAGCACAGCCATTTTATGTCAACTCACCTTATGGTATTACCTTAGCTCATAATGGTAATCTGACCAATGCTGAGAGCTTGGCAAAAGAGCTGTATAAAGAGGATCGGCGTCATCTAAATACCGACTCAGACTCTGAGGTGCTGCTAAATGTATTGGCACATGAAATGCAAAATTTAGGCAAGACTCATCCTACTCCTGACGATATCTTTGAGGCGGTAAAAGCTGTTTATCATCGCTGTGAAGGGGCTTATGGGGTAGTGGCTATGATTACCGGCCATGGACTATTAGCCTTTCGTGATCCTAATGGTATTCGCCCGCTTATTTTTGGTGAGCGCTTAGCAGCCAATGGTGGTACAGAATACATGGTGGCCTCGGAGTCTGTGGCGCTAACTGGTTGTGGTTTTAATATCATTCGTGATGTAAAGCCGGGCGAAGCTATTTTTATTGATTTAAACCATCAATTGCATACTTACCAATGCGTTGAGCAGCAAGAATATACGCCCTGTATATTTGAGTACGTTTATTTTGCGCGTCCCGATTCCATTATGGATAATATCTCAGTTTATAAGTCACGCCTGCGTATGGGCGAGAAATTAGGCCAGAAGATCTTAGATGAGTGGGGTGAGGATCACGATATCGATGTGGTTATCCCTATCCCTGATACCTCGCGCACCTCAGCGATGGAATTGGCGCTGAAGATGAATATCAAATACCGTGAAGGGTTTATGAAAAACCGTTATATCGGTCGTACCTTTATTATGCCAGGACAGCAGCAACGTAAAAAGTCGGTACGCCAAAAGCTTAGTGCTGTACCGCTTGAATTCAAAGGTAAGAATGTCTTATTGGTTGATGATTCTATTGTTCGCGGTACTACCTGTCATGAAATTATACAAATGGCCCGTGATGCTGGTGCTAAAAAAGTGTTTTTTGCCAGTGCAGCGCCGCCGGTCAAGTACCCCAACGTTTATGGTATCGATATGCCTGTACGTAGCGAGCTTATAGCTTCAGGCCATAGTGTGGAAGAAGTGCGAGAGATTATCGGTGCCGATCGTTTGATTTTTCAAGACTTAGACGACTTAATTGATGCGGTAAAAGATACTAAGCACAGCAAGGTCGAAGGCTTCGATTGTGCCGTATTTAACGGCTGCTATGTCACCGGTCAAATCAATGAAGCCTATCTTGATCACCTACAGCAGCAGCGTAGTGAGACGGCTAAAACGGGTAAAAAAGGCGTTCAAATCGTTGCTGACACTCCTGTCGATATGATGGGTGTAGAAGAGATGTAA
- the gspM gene encoding type II secretion system protein GspM produces the protein MKILSPRAKSNRPAENALFAQMHSYQQLLWSRWQALAPRDQLALSLLMVFLLLFVGGYGGYSIHQAAQSSKADYQQQVADYFWLRAQAANIDNSALNTANTDSMVALPPASRVSTLLNDSGINDAQVIATNDTVQLSFNHNSQAVVSAALSELQQQGLQLTQLTMQQDLITKQIAVQAAVAF, from the coding sequence ATGAAGATACTCTCGCCTCGAGCTAAAAGTAATAGACCAGCGGAAAATGCGTTATTCGCACAGATGCATAGTTATCAGCAGTTGCTGTGGTCACGCTGGCAAGCTTTAGCGCCTCGTGATCAGCTGGCGTTAAGCTTACTTATGGTGTTTTTACTGCTATTTGTCGGCGGCTATGGGGGTTATAGCATACATCAAGCTGCCCAAAGCAGTAAGGCAGATTATCAACAGCAGGTTGCTGATTATTTTTGGTTGCGAGCGCAAGCAGCTAATATTGATAATAGTGCACTCAATACGGCTAATACTGATAGTATGGTGGCACTGCCTCCAGCCAGCAGGGTAAGCACCTTATTGAACGATTCGGGTATTAATGATGCTCAAGTTATCGCTACTAATGACACCGTACAACTGAGCTTTAATCATAATAGCCAAGCGGTAGTCAGTGCAGCACTTAGCGAACTGCAACAGCAAGGCTTACAGCTCACTCAATTAACCATGCAGCAAGATTTAATCACCAAACAAATCGCAGTACAAGCGGCGGTTGCCTTTTAG
- a CDS encoding AzlC family ABC transporter permease, with translation MGYIPAGIAFGVLAQVAGVPLWAIIMLSVVLYAGAAQYACLPMLTAGLPISSLATNIAAINLRHIFYAVPLLDAMPKQKLAKTYCLFALTDETFSVMTSLPTETRQRLILPLSLFNQSWWVLASAMGGLIGSTLNDLVPHLDFALICLFAILAYEQFQNIKRYFPIGIALIALIIASLFTSDWLLLIAIAVCMLLILARGFWLQRQSLGGSNDQ, from the coding sequence ATGGGCTATATTCCAGCTGGTATCGCCTTTGGAGTATTAGCGCAAGTTGCCGGTGTCCCGCTGTGGGCGATTATTATGCTTAGTGTAGTTTTATATGCGGGTGCTGCCCAATACGCTTGCTTGCCTATGCTAACCGCAGGCCTACCTATTAGTAGCCTTGCTACCAATATAGCTGCTATAAATCTGCGCCATATTTTCTACGCTGTACCCTTACTGGACGCTATGCCCAAACAAAAACTAGCCAAGACCTATTGTTTATTTGCCCTTACGGATGAAACCTTTTCAGTCATGACTAGCTTACCAACTGAGACCCGGCAAAGGCTGATATTGCCTTTAAGTTTATTTAATCAAAGCTGGTGGGTATTAGCCTCAGCTATGGGGGGATTAATAGGGAGCACCCTCAATGATTTGGTGCCACATTTAGATTTTGCTCTGATTTGCTTGTTTGCAATTTTAGCTTACGAGCAATTTCAAAACATTAAACGTTATTTCCCTATTGGTATTGCCCTTATTGCTCTAATCATCGCCTCGCTATTTACTAGTGATTGGTTGTTACTGATTGCTATTGCTGTGTGTATGCTACTGATTTTAGCACGTGGATTTTGGCTACAACGTCAATCATTAGGAGGCTCGAATGACCAGTAG
- a CDS encoding AzlD domain-containing protein yields MTSSYLILATLAMAGVTFITRAIPALTPKKLLDKPWLHRLNESLPLSVLVLLILTSLSYSGLSADTGLNSTELHLLLAQIGALLLVLLIYHVSRQLLVSMIAGIAAINGLLWLLNTFLG; encoded by the coding sequence ATGACCAGTAGTTACCTCATTTTAGCGACCTTAGCCATGGCTGGAGTGACTTTTATTACTCGAGCTATTCCCGCACTTACTCCCAAGAAGCTACTCGATAAACCGTGGCTGCATCGGTTAAATGAAAGCTTGCCGTTATCGGTGCTGGTGCTACTAATACTGACCAGTTTGTCCTACTCAGGTTTATCAGCAGATACTGGTTTAAATAGTACAGAGCTGCATTTATTATTGGCACAAATTGGAGCGCTGCTGTTAGTATTGTTAATTTATCATGTCAGCCGGCAGTTGCTGGTCAGCATGATTGCTGGTATCGCTGCCATTAATGGACTGCTTTGGCTACTGAATACTTTTTTAGGCTAG
- a CDS encoding quinone-dependent dihydroorotate dehydrogenase, translated as MSYALLRPFLFKMDPEHAHDMTLSLLEKAHKARALGLVYGQPMQPTDCMGLQFSNPVGLAAGLDKNGDYIDALAELGFGFIEIGTVTPKPQMGNDKPRLFRLKQADAIINRMGFNNQGVDYLVENVKRCKYKGNIGINIGKNASTPVAQAADDYIYCLERVYPHASYITINISSPNTENLRDLQSGEALTQLLDTIKNRHNQLATEYGFYVPLVLKVAPDLEPLQVDYISQQLLDFEIDGLIATNTTLSRVGVEDLIDGDQTGGLSGRPVSHISTQILQQFSDQLEDKVALIGVGGIDSGEKAVKKIKAGADMVQLYTGLIYRGPGLVQSCIQAIGGYYDAMEEQGIN; from the coding sequence ATGTCCTACGCCTTACTTCGCCCGTTTTTATTTAAGATGGACCCAGAGCACGCCCATGATATGACTTTGTCTTTATTAGAAAAAGCTCATAAAGCCCGTGCTTTAGGATTGGTTTATGGTCAGCCCATGCAGCCTACCGATTGTATGGGGTTACAGTTCTCCAATCCAGTAGGTTTGGCGGCGGGACTTGATAAAAATGGCGATTATATCGATGCGCTCGCTGAATTGGGCTTTGGCTTTATTGAAATAGGTACGGTGACTCCAAAGCCACAAATGGGCAATGATAAGCCGCGTTTATTTAGGCTCAAACAAGCCGATGCCATTATTAATCGCATGGGGTTTAATAATCAAGGCGTCGATTATCTTGTTGAAAATGTCAAACGCTGTAAATATAAAGGCAATATCGGTATTAATATCGGCAAAAATGCCAGCACTCCGGTTGCCCAAGCAGCGGATGATTATATTTATTGTTTAGAACGTGTTTATCCTCATGCCTCTTATATTACGATCAATATATCTTCACCTAATACCGAAAATCTACGTGATTTACAAAGTGGTGAAGCCTTAACCCAGCTACTAGATACTATTAAAAACCGTCATAATCAGCTGGCGACAGAGTATGGCTTCTATGTGCCGTTAGTGCTAAAGGTAGCGCCAGATTTAGAGCCTTTACAAGTCGATTATATCTCACAGCAACTGTTAGATTTTGAGATTGATGGGTTGATTGCGACCAATACTACCTTGAGCCGGGTGGGGGTTGAGGACTTGATTGATGGCGATCAGACAGGCGGTCTATCAGGTCGTCCGGTCAGCCATATCAGTACCCAAATCCTACAACAGTTCTCGGATCAACTTGAGGATAAGGTCGCTTTGATCGGAGTAGGTGGCATCGATAGCGGCGAGAAAGCGGTGAAAAAAATTAAAGCCGGCGCTGATATGGTACAGTTATATACGGGCCTTATTTATCGAGGTCCGGGACTAGTACAGTCTTGTATTCAGGCAATCGGAGGTTACTACGACGCCATGGAAGAGCAAGGTATCAACTAG
- a CDS encoding DUF4870 family protein, which produces MNNSSDSKANERARRQQPLSKPTEYDDALRQESFRSQPFVDEQSIYPLSGSAAPQTPLLTDKKQRSLVAYNHLTYLLYVLSYFTAGLLWIVPIVMNYAKRHDAEHTWLATHFDWQIKTFWYSIVLFAVGALLILFAVGGLGIGVIAESNNLAIGSIVLTGLGLLIIAFTFIWHLYRIVRGWIALTDNRPVP; this is translated from the coding sequence ATGAATAACTCGTCTGATTCTAAAGCTAATGAACGTGCACGTCGTCAACAACCCCTTAGCAAACCTACTGAATATGACGATGCTTTGAGGCAGGAGTCTTTTAGAAGCCAGCCTTTTGTTGATGAGCAGTCCATCTATCCTTTATCAGGCTCAGCCGCCCCGCAAACCCCATTGTTAACTGATAAAAAACAACGCTCTTTAGTCGCTTATAATCACCTTACTTATCTATTATATGTCTTGAGCTATTTTACAGCGGGTTTGCTGTGGATTGTGCCTATTGTAATGAATTACGCTAAACGTCATGATGCTGAGCATACTTGGCTCGCTACTCATTTTGATTGGCAGATTAAGACCTTTTGGTATAGTATTGTGCTGTTCGCTGTCGGCGCTTTACTAATCCTATTCGCTGTAGGCGGTTTGGGAATAGGGGTTATAGCGGAAAGTAACAACTTAGCCATTGGTTCGATTGTATTAACAGGTTTAGGTCTACTTATTATCGCTTTTACCTTTATTTGGCATCTATACCGTATTGTACGCGGCTGGATTGCCTTAACTGATAATCGCCCTGTGCCCTAA
- a CDS encoding MATE family efflux transporter translates to MPATSSTSRSPIDTRYKRIIAIAIPVMLANLAMPLQSVIDTAIVGNMNDAAKLAGMGLAIQLLSLILVSFNFLQYASSGLSAQALGQVTQVNKEQTKQTSITLLSILQRALLLAIIIGAVLLLAKPWLIDFGLQALSANPASGLAAKTYLDVRFWGVIAELMNFAFIGWFAGQGKTRYMLYQQGFIALLNIILTLFFVYGMQMGLVGVALGTTLAFWSGVLVALWLSRRHLQLTWASLFTTDPQHFTKSKMLRLFSLNKDIFIRTLILTLSFAWITRLSAQSGDLVLAANAILLQVLSISAFALDGVAVSAESLSGQAVGRKDWRSFRIIVKRTGIVSYGLAIVLSTIWWLAMPIYLPMMTNINSVFELAFAYRHYAVLLPLVGVGAYWLDGIFFGLTAGNIIRNAALLLAVVFFPLSGLLYQRYDMTGIWLSVWCLLLLRMLILGGFLYRVQRSGKISPE, encoded by the coding sequence ATGCCAGCTACCTCATCAACCTCAAGGTCACCTATTGATACGCGCTATAAGCGTATTATTGCAATTGCTATACCGGTGATGTTGGCTAATTTAGCTATGCCACTCCAAAGCGTGATTGATACGGCAATTGTGGGGAATATGAATGATGCGGCAAAACTTGCTGGCATGGGGCTTGCCATTCAATTGTTATCATTAATACTGGTCAGCTTTAACTTTCTTCAATACGCCTCATCGGGTTTATCTGCCCAAGCGTTAGGTCAAGTAACTCAAGTCAATAAAGAACAAACTAAGCAAACTTCAATCACTTTACTGTCCATTCTGCAACGCGCTTTATTGTTAGCTATCATTATTGGAGCGGTGTTATTACTGGCAAAACCATGGTTAATTGACTTTGGTTTGCAAGCCTTATCTGCTAATCCTGCTAGTGGACTGGCGGCAAAAACCTATCTAGATGTGCGCTTTTGGGGGGTCATTGCCGAACTGATGAACTTTGCCTTTATCGGTTGGTTTGCCGGTCAAGGTAAGACTCGCTATATGCTCTACCAGCAAGGATTTATTGCTCTGCTCAATATTATTTTGACACTATTTTTCGTCTATGGTATGCAAATGGGCTTGGTGGGTGTTGCGCTAGGTACTACGCTGGCTTTTTGGTCGGGCGTACTAGTGGCATTATGGCTCAGTCGTCGGCATCTACAATTGACCTGGGCTTCCCTGTTTACTACTGATCCACAGCATTTTACCAAATCTAAGATGCTTAGGCTATTTTCATTGAATAAAGATATCTTTATTCGGACACTTATCTTGACCTTGAGCTTCGCTTGGATCACGCGGCTATCCGCTCAAAGTGGTGATCTGGTATTAGCAGCCAATGCCATATTATTACAAGTGCTAAGTATTTCTGCCTTTGCTCTCGATGGTGTAGCGGTCTCTGCTGAGAGCTTAAGTGGCCAAGCAGTCGGCCGTAAGGACTGGCGAAGTTTTCGCATTATCGTCAAACGCACCGGCATAGTCAGCTATGGTTTGGCTATAGTTTTGAGTACTATTTGGTGGCTCGCTATGCCAATCTACTTACCTATGATGACCAATATTAACAGTGTCTTTGAGCTGGCTTTTGCCTATCGTCATTATGCGGTATTGTTGCCGCTGGTTGGCGTCGGTGCTTATTGGTTAGATGGTATCTTTTTTGGATTGACCGCAGGAAATATCATTCGCAATGCCGCTCTATTATTAGCTGTGGTGTTTTTCCCGTTAAGCGGCCTGCTTTATCAGCGCTATGATATGACTGGGATTTGGCTTAGCGTTTGGTGCTTATTACTTCTGCGTATGCTCATCCTTGGCGGGTTTTTATATCGGGTACAGCGTAGCGGTAAAATTAGCCCTGAATAA